In Nitrospirota bacterium, one genomic interval encodes:
- a CDS encoding aspartate kinase, which yields MLIVQKYGGTSVANAERIKAVAERVVKTVNEGNKVVVVVSAMAGETDKLISLAHEFSTSPSEREMDMLLSSGERITSALTALAISALGKKSVALTGRQVGIITDTAHTRAKIEKVTAKRVKDAIGRKIIPVIAGFQGITETEDVTTLGRGGSDLTAVAVSAALKADLCEIYTDVDGVYTTDPDIVPEAKKLDKVSYEEMLELASLGAKVLQTRSVEFAKKYNVPIVVRSSFNYNPGTFVTKEDKDMEKVVVSGVAYDKNQAKITVIGVPDRPGIAAKLFNAVAEANIVVDMIVQNISPDGLATDISFTVPRTDSKKALKLTNTIAKELKAKCVDMREDISKVSIIGVGMRTHSGVAAQMFETLAKHNINIMMISTSEIKVSCVIDAKYTELAVRVLHDSFGLSG from the coding sequence ATGCTTATTGTCCAGAAATATGGAGGCACATCAGTTGCAAATGCCGAAAGAATCAAGGCAGTTGCAGAGCGTGTCGTAAAGACTGTAAATGAGGGTAATAAGGTTGTTGTGGTTGTCTCAGCCATGGCAGGAGAAACAGACAAGCTCATTTCACTTGCACATGAGTTCTCCACTTCGCCATCGGAGCGGGAGATGGACATGCTCCTTTCCTCTGGAGAGCGGATTACAAGCGCACTTACAGCTCTGGCGATAAGTGCATTGGGAAAGAAATCCGTAGCCCTTACAGGAAGACAGGTAGGCATTATCACAGACACTGCACACACAAGGGCAAAGATAGAGAAGGTTACTGCCAAAAGGGTCAAGGATGCTATAGGAAGAAAGATTATTCCTGTTATAGCAGGGTTTCAGGGAATTACAGAGACAGAGGATGTAACAACCCTCGGAAGGGGTGGCTCTGACCTTACTGCAGTTGCAGTGTCTGCCGCACTCAAGGCTGACCTTTGCGAGATATACACCGATGTGGACGGGGTCTACACAACGGACCCAGATATAGTGCCAGAGGCAAAAAAGCTCGATAAGGTCTCATATGAGGAGATGCTTGAGCTTGCAAGCTTGGGTGCAAAGGTACTTCAAACGAGGTCAGTGGAGTTTGCAAAGAAATACAATGTCCCTATTGTTGTTAGGTCGTCTTTTAACTATAACCCCGGAACATTTGTTACCAAGGAGGATAAGGACATGGAAAAGGTCGTGGTCTCTGGAGTTGCATACGACAAAAACCAAGCAAAGATTACGGTCATAGGGGTCCCTGACAGGCCCGGCATAGCCGCAAAGCTCTTTAATGCCGTTGCAGAAGCCAATATAGTGGTTGACATGATTGTGCAGAATATTAGCCCCGATGGATTGGCAACCGATATATCCTTTACAGTTCCAAGAACAGACAGCAAAAAGGCACTGAAACTGACAAACACGATTGCAAAGGAACTTAAGGCAAAATGTGTTGACATGAGAGAGGACATCTCGAAGGTCTCCATAATAGGCGTGGGAATGAGAACACATTCGGGGGTTGCGGCACAGATGTTTGAGACCCTTGCAAAACACAACATAAATATCATGATGATAAGCACATCGGAGATAAAGGTATCATGCGTTATAGATGCAAAATACAC
- a CDS encoding HEPN domain-containing protein: MSKEKDKKKATLWLETAISDIDTAKLLSNNSRFAHSCFFSHQAVEKAVKALWYFNDEEPWGHSILKLIADLKYVNADIYEKLKYFLKGAKYLDKHYIPTRYPNGLPDITPDMAYDEDDARTCIDRAEDILRVIKEILT; the protein is encoded by the coding sequence ATGAGCAAGGAAAAAGATAAAAAGAAGGCTACCTTATGGCTTGAGACAGCTATAAGTGACATTGATACTGCAAAACTATTGAGCAATAATAGCAGATTTGCGCATTCGTGTTTTTTCTCTCATCAAGCAGTTGAAAAGGCAGTAAAGGCACTATGGTATTTTAATGATGAAGAACCATGGGGGCATTCGATTCTAAAGCTTATTGCGGATTTAAAATATGTCAATGCGGATATCTATGAAAAGTTAAAATATTTTTTAAAGGGTGCTAAATACTTAGATAAACACTATATCCCTACCCGATACCCCAATGGCTTACCTGACATAACACCTGATATGGCATATGATGAGGATGATGCGAGGACATGTATTGATAGGGCAGAAGATATTCTTAGAGTTATAAAGGAGATTTTAACTTAA
- a CDS encoding nucleotidyltransferase domain-containing protein, protein MISREAIDINKIYSSIVEVAKAHNAMLALVFGSFAKGDYSRRSDIDVIFIEDTKERFIDRIGRYLDDLWDKDALKSFGIDVLVYTLREFEKMKADGNKFILRALKEGKILYEQGKR, encoded by the coding sequence ATGATAAGTAGAGAGGCTATAGATATTAATAAGATTTACTCGTCTATAGTTGAGGTAGCCAAGGCTCATAATGCAATGTTGGCCCTTGTCTTTGGCTCATTTGCAAAAGGTGACTACTCCAGAAGAAGCGATATAGATGTTATATTTATTGAGGATACGAAAGAAAGATTTATTGATAGAATCGGCAGGTATCTTGATGACCTCTGGGATAAAGATGCATTAAAGTCGTTTGGTATAGATGTGCTGGTTTATACACTACGGGAATTTGAGAAGATGAAAGCAGATGGGAATAAGTTTATTCTCAGGGCATTAAAAGAAGGAAAGATATTGTATGAGCAAGGAAAAAGATAA